In Sodalis ligni, a single genomic region encodes these proteins:
- a CDS encoding LysR family transcriptional regulator yields MAAITLRHIDIFHAVMTTGNLTAAAALLHTSQPTVSRELARFEHLLQLTLFERTKGRLKPTGEGLRLFEEVQRSYYGLDRILGAAQAIRQYRQTQLSVACLPVFSQSLLPEACRTFFQRYPEASLSVVPQESPLLDEWLSAQRHDLGLTENTFTPAGTERQTLMTLNEVCVLPAGHPLSVKDVLTPEDFHHLPFISLSVTDGYRQLLDRLFEQREITRRLVLETHSAASVCAMVRAGVGISIVNPLTALDYAASGVVIKPFSIGVPFTVSLVRPLHRPASSLATQFIHHLQALADSIPARLAQATGNN; encoded by the coding sequence ATGGCCGCCATCACCTTGCGCCATATCGATATTTTTCATGCGGTAATGACCACCGGTAACCTCACCGCCGCCGCGGCGCTGCTGCACACCTCGCAGCCCACCGTAAGCCGTGAGCTGGCGCGCTTTGAGCATTTGCTGCAGTTAACCCTGTTTGAGCGGACCAAGGGCCGGCTGAAACCCACCGGCGAAGGGTTGCGACTGTTTGAAGAGGTGCAGCGTTCCTACTATGGGCTGGATCGGATTCTCGGGGCGGCCCAGGCTATCCGGCAATACCGGCAAACCCAGCTTTCGGTGGCCTGCCTGCCGGTATTTTCCCAGTCCCTGCTGCCTGAAGCGTGCCGGACCTTTTTCCAGCGCTACCCGGAGGCGAGCCTGAGCGTCGTCCCGCAGGAGTCGCCGTTGCTGGATGAATGGCTTTCCGCCCAGCGCCATGACCTCGGCCTGACGGAAAACACCTTCACTCCCGCCGGTACCGAACGGCAAACCCTGATGACGCTGAACGAGGTTTGCGTACTGCCGGCGGGACATCCCCTGAGCGTAAAAGACGTCCTGACGCCGGAAGATTTTCACCACCTGCCCTTTATCAGCCTCTCCGTCACCGACGGCTATCGCCAACTGCTGGACCGGCTGTTCGAACAGCGGGAGATAACCCGCCGACTGGTGCTGGAAACGCACAGCGCCGCATCGGTATGCGCCATGGTGCGTGCCGGGGTGGGCATCTCCATTGTCAATCCCCTCACCGCCCTGGACTACGCCGCCAGCGGGGTAGTGATCAAGCCCTTCAGCATCGGCGTGCCTTTCACCGTGAGCTTGGTCAGGCCGCTGCATCGGCCGGCCTCCTCGCTGGCGACGCAGTTCATCCACCATTTGCAGGCGCTTGCCGATAGCATTCCGGCCAGGCTGGCGCAGGCCACCGGCAATAATTAA
- a CDS encoding HAD-IA family hydrolase: MISIEAKAVLLDMDGTLVESTHNVELIWTQWCRDNGIPPERVLAICHGVRSRDIIRQVAPHLDLERHIALLDELEISHFAGVSALPGAAGFLRDIGPLPWAVVTSASRRVALHKLAACGLRVPAILIGSQDVVLGKPDAEPYLLAARRLCIDPGDCLVFEDAPAGIASALAAGCRAVQVGGEQASYGAVEGIIQSWRQISVASLADGAIRLALSPPAG, translated from the coding sequence ATGATCTCCATTGAGGCAAAAGCGGTATTGTTGGACATGGACGGCACGCTGGTGGAATCCACCCACAATGTCGAACTTATCTGGACCCAGTGGTGCAGGGACAACGGTATTCCGCCGGAGCGGGTGCTCGCTATCTGTCACGGGGTACGCTCGCGGGATATCATCCGGCAGGTGGCGCCCCATCTGGATTTGGAGCGGCACATCGCGCTGCTGGACGAGCTGGAAATCAGCCATTTCGCCGGCGTCTCGGCGCTACCGGGAGCGGCCGGCTTTTTGCGGGATATCGGCCCCCTGCCCTGGGCGGTGGTGACTTCCGCCAGCCGGCGGGTGGCGTTGCATAAACTGGCCGCCTGCGGATTGCGCGTTCCCGCGATACTGATAGGGTCTCAGGATGTGGTGCTGGGCAAGCCCGACGCGGAGCCTTACCTCCTGGCGGCGCGGCGGCTGTGCATCGATCCCGGGGATTGCCTGGTATTCGAAGACGCGCCCGCCGGTATAGCCAGCGCGCTGGCCGCCGGTTGCCGGGCGGTGCAGGTGGGAGGCGAGCAGGCCAGTTATGGCGCTGTCGAAGGCATTATCCAAAGCTGGCGGCAAATCAGCGTCGCAAGCCTGGCGGACGGCGCCATCCGCCTGGCGCTATCCCCGCCCGCCGGGTAG
- a CDS encoding LysR family transcriptional regulator, translated as MEIRQLRAFVALAERLNYREAAARLCLTQPTLTKQIKMLEAEAGLQLFRRDNQGTRLSRQGQLLYEDAKQLVERFSAFKTRCGQLGSGRDASLSIGFIGSATSIMPDIITRFSQLNPDIVIQLQDLSSPRQQQLILSGQLQAGFMRLPVGAPLTFERTGHDCLCLIFHKNHSPEPEGIGRLLNVTTLYVLDAENCPGSARQIDSFISAGGLSRRRLQAIKDARTIMTLVESQMGVAILPRSAMTSRHPEVRCQRLSGAYADWDVGLVWNENIPDPHRDVFIREVVKLTAVAGKP; from the coding sequence ATGGAGATTCGGCAACTGCGGGCCTTTGTCGCTCTGGCGGAGCGTTTGAATTATCGTGAAGCCGCCGCAAGATTATGTCTGACCCAGCCGACGCTAACCAAACAAATCAAGATGCTGGAGGCGGAAGCGGGTTTGCAGCTGTTTCGGCGCGATAATCAGGGGACCCGGCTGAGCCGCCAAGGGCAGTTGCTCTATGAGGACGCCAAACAGCTGGTGGAGCGGTTCAGCGCTTTCAAAACCCGCTGCGGACAGCTCGGCAGCGGCCGGGACGCATCGCTGTCCATCGGATTTATCGGCTCCGCCACCAGCATCATGCCTGATATCATCACCCGTTTCAGCCAGCTTAATCCGGATATCGTTATCCAACTGCAAGACCTCTCCTCGCCCCGGCAACAGCAATTGATTTTGTCGGGACAGCTGCAGGCCGGTTTTATGCGCCTGCCGGTGGGGGCGCCGTTAACCTTCGAACGGACCGGGCATGATTGCCTGTGCCTGATCTTTCATAAAAATCACAGCCCCGAACCGGAGGGGATCGGTCGTTTGCTTAACGTCACCACCCTATATGTGCTGGATGCTGAAAACTGTCCCGGTTCCGCGCGGCAAATCGATAGTTTCATCAGCGCCGGAGGCCTTAGCCGGCGGCGGCTGCAGGCGATTAAAGATGCCCGCACCATCATGACCCTGGTGGAATCGCAAATGGGTGTCGCGATACTGCCCCGCAGCGCCATGACGTCCCGCCATCCGGAAGTGCGATGCCAGCGCCTGTCCGGCGCCTATGCCGACTGGGATGTGGGGCTGGTTTGGAACGAAAATATTCCCGATCCCCACCGCGATGTGTTTATCCGCGAAGTGGTCAAGCTCACCGCCGTGGCGGGTAAGCCTTGA
- the galR gene encoding HTH-type transcriptional regulator GalR — MATIKDVAKLAGVSVATVSRVINNSPKASDSSRQAVLGAMEELQYHPNANARALAQQSTETLGLIVADVSDPFFGAMVKAVEQVAYRTGNFLLIGNGYHIIDKERQAIEQLIRHRCAALVVHAQMIPEAELSALMAHIPGMVLINRILPDYVHRCVALDDRYGAWLATRHLIQQGHRRIAFICSSHPISDSTDRLQGYLDALTDHQIDIDEKLIAYGEPDEVGGEQAITDLLGRGRHFTAIACYNDSMAAGALAVLSDNGIDVPEQISLVGFDDVLISRYLRPRLTTIRYPVVAMATQAAQLALALANGDPLPEVTNTFSPTLVRRHSVAPPPSEAS, encoded by the coding sequence ATGGCCACCATTAAGGACGTAGCGAAACTGGCGGGCGTATCCGTCGCCACCGTTTCGCGGGTTATCAATAATTCGCCAAAAGCCAGTGATAGTTCGCGTCAGGCGGTGCTCGGCGCCATGGAAGAGCTACAATACCATCCGAATGCCAATGCCCGCGCACTGGCGCAACAGTCGACGGAAACCCTGGGGTTGATTGTGGCGGATGTCTCCGATCCTTTTTTTGGCGCGATGGTCAAGGCGGTGGAACAGGTTGCGTACCGCACCGGCAATTTTTTATTGATCGGCAACGGCTATCATATCATCGACAAAGAGCGTCAGGCCATCGAGCAGCTGATACGGCACCGCTGCGCTGCGCTGGTGGTGCACGCCCAGATGATACCAGAGGCGGAACTCAGCGCGCTGATGGCGCATATTCCCGGGATGGTGCTGATTAATCGCATATTGCCGGATTATGTCCACCGCTGCGTGGCGCTGGACGACCGGTATGGCGCCTGGCTGGCCACCCGGCATTTGATTCAGCAGGGCCACCGGCGCATCGCTTTTATCTGTTCAAGCCATCCGATATCCGACAGCACGGATCGCCTGCAGGGTTATCTGGACGCTTTGACGGATCATCAGATCGACATAGACGAGAAGCTCATTGCCTACGGCGAGCCGGATGAAGTGGGGGGCGAGCAGGCCATTACCGATTTATTGGGGCGCGGCCGGCATTTTACCGCCATCGCCTGCTATAACGATTCCATGGCCGCCGGCGCGCTGGCGGTGTTAAGCGACAATGGTATCGATGTGCCGGAACAGATCTCGCTGGTGGGTTTTGACGATGTCCTGATATCGCGCTACCTGCGCCCCCGCCTGACCACCATACGCTATCCGGTGGTGGCGATGGCTACCCAGGCGGCGCAGCTGGCGCTGGCGCTGGCCAACGGCGATCCGTTGCCGGAGGTGACCAATACCTTCAGTCCGACGCTGGTAAGACGCCATTCTGTCGCGCCGCCGCCGTCGGAAGCATCATGA
- a CDS encoding GNAT family N-acetyltransferase, with protein sequence MPADIAFLADCPWHKELVTDWLWQAFGDGAGREFYAAIVENGLRRQGLPITFIALEQGRPVGTVGLWRSDLLSRQDLTPWLAALYIDEAHRGRGLGRQLLEFVTTFSRRAGFHRLYLYAAFTGYYERFGWLYLGEGVEYPRKRVYLYSYQGRSS encoded by the coding sequence ATGCCGGCGGATATTGCTTTCCTGGCGGACTGTCCCTGGCATAAGGAACTGGTGACGGACTGGTTATGGCAGGCTTTCGGCGATGGCGCCGGCCGCGAATTTTACGCCGCGATAGTTGAAAATGGTCTGCGGCGGCAGGGCTTGCCCATTACCTTTATCGCCCTGGAGCAGGGACGGCCGGTGGGAACCGTGGGCCTGTGGCGCAGCGACCTTTTGAGCCGGCAGGATTTGACGCCCTGGCTGGCGGCGCTTTATATCGATGAGGCGCACCGGGGCAGGGGATTGGGCCGGCAGCTGCTGGAATTTGTCACGACGTTCAGCCGCCGGGCGGGTTTCCATCGCCTCTATCTTTACGCCGCCTTTACCGGCTATTACGAACGTTTCGGCTGGTTATACCTGGGGGAAGGGGTGGAATACCCCCGCAAGCGGGTTTATCTTTATAGCTATCAGGGAAGGAGCTCATGA
- the lysA gene encoding diaminopimelate decarboxylase: MPHSLYENAGALNANNLRSLAQRFGGPVWVYEAEIIIQRIRQLRQFDVIRFAQKACSNTHILRLMREHGVKVDSVSLGEIERALLAGFTPGQSPSEIVFTADVFDEPTLQRVAELGIPVNAGSVDMLAQLGARSPGHGVWLRINPGFGHGHSQKTNTGGENSKHGIWHGDLPRAFAEIRRYGLKLIGFHMHIGSGVDYDHLQQVCEAMVEAVIASGQDLHAISAGGGLSVPYRFGEEAINTEHYFGLWDAARRKISRHLGHPVTLEIEPGRFLVAEAGVLVAQVRAVKEMGSRHFVLVDAGFNDLMRPAMYGSYHHISLIPADGRPPVEQGDRATVVAGPLCESGDVFTQLAGGGVEPRMLPEARVGDYLVFHDTGAYGASMSSNYNSRPLLPEVLYEQGHPRLIRRRQTLDELLALEQVPEELPPA; encoded by the coding sequence ATGCCCCATAGCCTTTATGAAAACGCCGGCGCCTTGAACGCGAATAATCTCCGTTCCCTGGCGCAACGCTTCGGCGGCCCGGTTTGGGTATATGAAGCGGAAATTATCATCCAGCGCATTCGTCAGCTGCGGCAATTCGATGTTATCCGTTTCGCGCAAAAAGCCTGTTCCAATACGCATATATTGCGTCTGATGCGGGAGCACGGGGTGAAAGTGGATTCGGTTTCCCTGGGGGAGATCGAACGCGCCTTGCTGGCGGGCTTCACACCGGGACAGTCGCCGAGCGAGATCGTGTTCACCGCGGATGTGTTCGACGAGCCGACCTTGCAGCGGGTGGCGGAACTGGGGATACCTGTGAACGCCGGCTCGGTGGATATGCTGGCGCAGCTGGGCGCGCGCTCACCGGGGCACGGGGTCTGGCTGCGGATAAATCCGGGTTTCGGCCATGGCCACAGCCAGAAAACCAATACCGGCGGCGAAAACAGTAAACACGGCATTTGGCACGGGGATTTGCCGCGGGCTTTCGCCGAGATCCGGCGCTATGGACTGAAGCTGATTGGTTTTCATATGCATATCGGCTCCGGGGTGGATTACGATCATTTGCAGCAGGTGTGCGAGGCCATGGTGGAAGCCGTTATCGCCTCCGGTCAGGATTTGCACGCCATTTCCGCCGGCGGCGGTTTGTCCGTACCCTACCGGTTCGGCGAGGAGGCCATCAATACCGAGCACTATTTTGGCCTGTGGGATGCCGCGCGCCGGAAAATAAGCCGCCATCTGGGACATCCGGTGACGCTGGAAATTGAACCGGGCCGTTTTTTGGTGGCGGAAGCCGGCGTGCTGGTGGCTCAGGTTCGGGCGGTGAAAGAGATGGGCAGCCGCCATTTCGTGCTGGTGGACGCCGGATTCAACGATCTGATGCGCCCGGCCATGTACGGCAGCTATCACCATATTTCGCTGATCCCCGCCGACGGCCGTCCGCCCGTGGAGCAGGGCGACCGTGCCACGGTGGTGGCCGGTCCGTTATGCGAATCCGGCGACGTCTTCACGCAGCTGGCCGGCGGCGGCGTGGAACCGCGCATGCTGCCCGAGGCGCGGGTGGGGGATTATCTGGTGTTCCATGACACCGGCGCTTACGGCGCGTCCATGTCGTCAAACTACAACAGCCGGCCGTTATTGCCGGAGGTGTTATATGAACAAGGACACCCGCGCCTTATTCGTCGGCGCCAAACGCTGGACGAACTGCTGGCGCTGGAACAGGTGCCGGAAGAACTCCCTCCGGCCTAA